The proteins below are encoded in one region of Nocardioides marmorisolisilvae:
- a CDS encoding ArsR/SmtB family transcription factor, with protein MTADTTAPVGSLQEVLAALADPVRLEVVRRLSGADVPIACRLLYDGISKSTASHHFKVLREAGVIETRVVDGHTVQRLRAEDLDAAFPGLLTSVVSAAAG; from the coding sequence GTGACAGCGGACACCACCGCTCCGGTCGGTTCGCTGCAGGAGGTGCTGGCGGCGCTCGCCGACCCCGTCCGGCTCGAGGTCGTACGCCGACTCAGCGGTGCCGATGTCCCGATCGCGTGCCGGCTGCTCTACGACGGGATCAGCAAGTCGACCGCGAGCCACCACTTCAAGGTGCTCCGCGAGGCCGGGGTCATCGAGACGCGTGTCGTCGACGGTCACACCGTCCAGCGACTGCGCGCCGAGGACCTGGACGCCGCGTTCCCGGGTCTGCTCACCTCAGTGGTCTCCGCCGCGGCCGGCTGA
- the arr gene encoding NAD(+)--rifampin ADP-ribosyltransferase, with amino-acid sequence MEAERYGVSTPLDEGPFFHGTIADLSVGEFLTAGHPSNYRSKVVMNHIYFTALIDGAGLAAEIAAELAKDDPTPRVYAVEPTGAFENDPNVTDKKFPGNPTRSYRSSSPLRIVGEITEWTRLTPAQLQTWRERLSVLLSSERGEIIN; translated from the coding sequence ATGGAGGCGGAAAGGTATGGGGTGTCCACACCGCTCGACGAAGGCCCCTTCTTTCACGGCACGATCGCGGATCTGAGCGTGGGTGAGTTCCTCACGGCGGGCCACCCGTCGAACTACCGCTCCAAAGTCGTGATGAATCACATCTACTTCACCGCTCTGATCGACGGAGCTGGCCTCGCTGCGGAGATCGCTGCAGAACTGGCAAAGGATGACCCCACCCCGAGGGTGTACGCAGTCGAGCCGACCGGTGCGTTCGAGAACGACCCAAACGTGACCGACAAGAAGTTCCCCGGTAATCCGACTCGGTCGTATCGAAGTAGTTCCCCACTGCGGATCGTTGGCGAAATCACCGAGTGGACGCGACTGACACCCGCACAGCTGCAGACATGGCGGGAGCGACTTTCGGTGCTTCTCTCAAGCGAGCGTGGCGAGATCATCAACTAA